A region from the Achromobacter seleniivolatilans genome encodes:
- a CDS encoding N-formylglutamate amidohydrolase produces MTHADFNAVSVHEPQGPALPLVCDSPHSGEQYPDDFGAAATRSELRQGEDTHVDALWSAAPALGATLIAANFPRVYIDPNRTLQDLDPELLEEPWPEPLDPGEKTRLGKGLIWRRMDKATPIYDRKLTLAQVRHRIQAYYEPYHAALSRAISQVEQRFGAVWHLNLHSMPNDAYERLGRQSEHPLADFVLGDRDGTTCEPEFIALIEKALRDLGYTVARNDPYKGVQLIAQIGQPALNRHSLQVEIRRPLYMDEATRERNAGFELLRSHLSQVLAQVAEYVRVRMSAVSPGKSSTK; encoded by the coding sequence ATGACACACGCCGATTTCAACGCTGTTTCCGTGCATGAACCGCAGGGCCCCGCCTTACCCCTGGTCTGTGATTCGCCCCATAGCGGCGAGCAGTATCCCGATGATTTTGGGGCGGCTGCGACCCGGTCTGAATTGCGCCAGGGTGAGGACACGCATGTGGACGCGCTATGGTCGGCGGCGCCCGCGTTGGGAGCGACGTTGATCGCGGCGAATTTTCCCCGCGTCTATATTGATCCGAACCGCACCTTGCAGGATCTGGACCCCGAGCTGCTGGAAGAACCCTGGCCCGAGCCGCTGGACCCAGGTGAAAAGACCCGTTTGGGCAAAGGACTGATCTGGCGCCGGATGGACAAGGCCACGCCGATTTACGACCGCAAGCTGACGCTGGCGCAGGTGCGGCATCGTATTCAAGCGTATTACGAGCCCTATCATGCCGCGCTGTCGCGAGCGATCAGCCAGGTCGAGCAGCGCTTTGGCGCTGTCTGGCATTTGAATCTGCATTCCATGCCGAACGATGCGTATGAGCGTTTGGGCCGCCAAAGCGAGCATCCGCTGGCGGACTTTGTATTGGGTGATCGTGACGGCACCACCTGTGAGCCCGAGTTCATTGCCTTGATTGAAAAGGCGTTGCGTGATCTGGGCTATACAGTGGCGCGCAATGATCCGTACAAGGGAGTGCAGTTGATTGCGCAGATTGGCCAGCCGGCACTTAATCGCCATAGTTTGCAGGTGGAAATCCGCCGCCCCTTATACATGGACGAGGCAACGCGGGAGCGCAATGCAGGCTTTGAGTTGCTGCGTTCGCACTTGTCGCAAGTGCTGGCGCAAGTAGCGGAATATGTGCGTGTTCGCATGAGCGCCGTTAGCCCTGGAAAATCGTCGACAAAATAG
- a CDS encoding AGE family epimerase/isomerase, which yields MTAAQTNSSLAEHIRALREHFDSVVLPMWMGRGFNDALGLPFESLDAATGAPVLVTRYRAMACARQLYVFAQAPGAAAGKHADRLFASLRRVFRDDTHGGWRYSVDADARPLDDTQDLYTHAFIVLACAAYFQRSRNADARKLMLSTSLTIEARFKSRDGLYYAALSADFGSPLRPPAQNPMMHLTEAYLAAAQVAEPALYAQHLRSLAQAISQFFVHPATQCISEALQGSAGNRLEPGHQFEWLSLVQSTADVFEGLDLVESLPRAVQWSRLHGVGATGTGVLASLDESGVVMDGTRRIWAQTEYLRTLAVLGDWPALSDALAHFRDRFLHAGGWHECLDENGVVTRADMPSTSPYHLATCLAALPNVV from the coding sequence ATGACTGCCGCACAGACCAATTCTTCTCTCGCGGAGCATATCCGCGCATTGCGCGAACATTTTGACTCCGTCGTCCTGCCCATGTGGATGGGGCGGGGCTTCAATGATGCTCTGGGTTTACCATTCGAATCGCTGGACGCAGCCACCGGCGCGCCGGTGCTGGTGACGCGCTACCGCGCGATGGCCTGCGCGCGTCAGTTGTATGTGTTTGCCCAAGCGCCGGGCGCCGCGGCGGGCAAGCATGCCGACCGTTTGTTCGCGTCGTTGCGCCGCGTATTCCGTGACGACACTCACGGCGGCTGGCGATATAGCGTGGATGCCGATGCGCGTCCGCTGGACGACACTCAGGATCTGTACACGCACGCCTTTATTGTGTTGGCCTGCGCTGCGTATTTTCAACGCAGCCGCAATGCGGATGCGCGCAAACTCATGTTGTCGACGTCACTGACGATCGAGGCGCGTTTCAAATCCCGCGACGGGCTGTATTACGCCGCCCTCAGTGCTGATTTTGGCTCGCCGCTGCGCCCTCCCGCGCAAAATCCCATGATGCACTTGACCGAGGCCTATCTGGCCGCAGCTCAGGTGGCCGAGCCCGCGTTGTACGCGCAGCATTTGCGCAGCTTGGCGCAAGCGATCAGCCAGTTCTTTGTGCATCCGGCCACCCAATGCATTTCGGAAGCGTTGCAAGGGTCCGCTGGCAACCGGCTGGAGCCTGGGCATCAGTTCGAATGGTTGTCACTGGTGCAGAGCACCGCCGATGTGTTCGAGGGGCTGGATCTGGTGGAGTCGCTTCCTCGCGCCGTGCAATGGTCTCGCCTGCATGGAGTTGGCGCGACGGGAACCGGCGTGCTGGCATCGCTGGATGAGTCTGGCGTAGTCATGGACGGTACGCGCCGGATTTGGGCGCAAACGGAATACCTGCGCACCCTGGCCGTGCTGGGTGATTGGCCAGCGCTGTCGGACGCTTTGGCTCATTTTCGGGATCGGTTCCTGCATGCGGGCGGCTGGCACGAATGTCTGGATGAAAACGGCGTGGTGACGCGGGCAGATATGCCTTCAACCTCTCCCTACCACCTGGCGACCTGTCTAGCGGCGTTACCAAACGTTGTTTAA
- a CDS encoding sulfite exporter TauE/SafE family protein, translating into MDSLYVLVVVGAMAAGFVQGLSGFGFGMVAMSFWAWTVDPRLAAAMTVFGALTGQLLAAFTVRRGAAAAHLAPFVLGGLAGIPLGVKLLPHLDPLMFKTFIGVLLAVWCPIMLFATRLPRITAGGAVADGVVGAMGGIMGGIGGFTGVLPTLWCTLRGFDRDVQRAVIQNFNLSMLMVTMASYVFTGVVTRDMLPLFALIVPAMLVPTWWGTRVYVGISDATFRRIVLGLLTLSGIALLASSIPQLFA; encoded by the coding sequence ATGGATTCGCTATACGTGTTGGTTGTGGTGGGCGCCATGGCCGCAGGATTCGTGCAGGGCTTGTCCGGTTTCGGGTTTGGCATGGTTGCCATGTCGTTCTGGGCTTGGACGGTGGACCCTCGGCTGGCGGCCGCCATGACGGTGTTCGGCGCCCTGACCGGCCAATTGCTGGCTGCGTTTACGGTGCGCCGGGGCGCGGCCGCCGCGCATCTTGCACCTTTTGTCCTAGGCGGTTTGGCTGGGATACCGCTGGGTGTGAAGCTGCTGCCGCATCTGGACCCGCTCATGTTCAAGACTTTTATCGGCGTGCTGCTGGCGGTATGGTGCCCCATCATGTTGTTTGCCACGCGGCTGCCTCGCATCACGGCGGGAGGCGCCGTTGCTGACGGCGTGGTGGGTGCAATGGGCGGCATCATGGGGGGCATCGGCGGGTTCACAGGCGTGCTGCCGACGCTGTGGTGCACCTTGCGCGGGTTTGACCGGGATGTGCAGCGCGCAGTGATTCAGAATTTCAATCTGTCCATGCTGATGGTGACGATGGCGAGCTACGTGTTTACAGGCGTGGTGACGCGAGACATGCTGCCGTTGTTTGCGCTGATCGTGCCGGCGATGCTGGTGCCGACATGGTGGGGCACGCGCGTCTACGTGGGCATCAGCGACGCAACTTTCCGCCGGATCGTGCTGGGGCTGCTCACGCTTTCGGGTATTGCCCTGCTGGCGTCCTCAATACCTCAGCTGTTTGCGTAG
- a CDS encoding DMT family transporter, with protein MSQQSTLRKFLPLIGAVMIWGGNWPVMKLGLAHMSPLWLAASRFGSAALISVLVLGVMGRLRLPTRQEWPLVAGVALLQMGAFTALALWALQYVAPGRASVIAYATSIWVIPLSSLILKERLSLAQWLATALSYAGIGVIVAPAFSPWQAHTVIGLVMLLGASFAWACNIIQLRGNRHVRLGADMIPWQTAIATLPLAALAWMRDGAPMFLAVPDAWPVILYTGPLATALTFIVVLGMTQKMPPVATSIAMLCVPVIGLIVSSVVFHERISTDLALGLSLIGISVAASAVASRIKRPLVLRPS; from the coding sequence ATGAGTCAGCAGAGCACGTTGCGTAAGTTTTTGCCGTTGATCGGCGCGGTCATGATCTGGGGCGGCAATTGGCCGGTCATGAAGCTTGGCTTGGCGCACATGAGTCCGTTGTGGCTCGCTGCCAGCCGATTCGGCTCCGCTGCGCTGATCAGCGTGCTGGTGCTGGGTGTGATGGGCCGTCTGCGCTTGCCGACACGTCAAGAGTGGCCGCTGGTGGCGGGCGTCGCGCTCTTGCAGATGGGCGCGTTTACGGCCCTGGCTCTGTGGGCCTTGCAGTACGTGGCGCCGGGGCGCGCTTCCGTCATTGCCTACGCGACATCCATCTGGGTCATCCCGTTGTCGTCGCTGATTCTGAAAGAGCGGCTGTCGTTGGCGCAGTGGCTGGCCACGGCGTTGAGTTATGCCGGAATAGGCGTCATCGTTGCCCCTGCGTTCAGCCCGTGGCAGGCGCATACCGTGATAGGGCTTGTGATGCTGCTGGGCGCTTCTTTTGCATGGGCGTGCAACATCATTCAACTGCGCGGCAATCGTCATGTGCGCCTGGGCGCCGACATGATTCCGTGGCAGACGGCGATTGCCACGCTGCCTTTGGCTGCGCTTGCGTGGATGCGGGACGGCGCACCAATGTTCCTGGCAGTGCCGGACGCCTGGCCAGTGATTCTGTATACGGGCCCGCTGGCTACCGCGCTGACGTTTATCGTGGTGCTGGGCATGACGCAGAAAATGCCTCCGGTTGCGACATCCATCGCAATGTTGTGTGTGCCGGTAATCGGCTTGATCGTGTCGTCCGTCGTGTTCCATGAGCGTATTTCTACCGATCTGGCCTTGGGACTGAGCTTGATCGGTATCAGTGTGGCTGCCTCTGCCGTCGCCTCACGTATCAAGCGCCCGCTCGTGCTGCGTCCGTCCTGA
- a CDS encoding Lrp/AsnC family transcriptional regulator, with product MPEINLDATDIRILNELQRDARLTNVELAARVNLSASPCLARVRRLETEGLIDRRVTLLNARKLGLKVNVFIQISLDKQRKAALDVFEREIAVLPEIMECYLMSGDADYLIRALVPDVDALERLIVEHITRIPGVASIRSSFALKQVLYTTAVPLA from the coding sequence ATGCCGGAAATCAACCTGGATGCCACTGACATCCGTATCCTGAATGAACTTCAGCGCGACGCACGGCTGACTAACGTCGAGCTTGCCGCCCGCGTGAATCTATCTGCCTCACCCTGCCTGGCACGCGTTCGCCGGCTGGAAACCGAAGGGCTGATCGACCGCCGCGTCACGCTGCTGAACGCGCGCAAACTGGGCCTGAAAGTCAACGTCTTCATCCAGATCTCGCTCGACAAGCAACGCAAAGCTGCACTGGATGTCTTTGAACGCGAAATCGCGGTCCTGCCGGAGATCATGGAGTGCTATCTGATGTCGGGCGACGCCGACTACCTGATTCGGGCCCTGGTGCCAGATGTCGATGCGCTGGAACGCTTGATCGTCGAGCACATCACCCGCATTCCCGGCGTAGCCAGCATCCGATCCAGTTTTGCGCTCAAGCAAGTGCTCTACACCACCGCGGTGCCGCTCGCCTGA
- a CDS encoding BPSL1445 family SYLF domain-containing lipoprotein: protein MFDTFPILRRVGVAAAIGVAGVLFAGCTTTSPKNSASATEKRQSMNSAANATLTKLYAASPQSKELVARAKGVLVFPDVLSGSFIVGAEHGNGVLRVDGANTAYYSTTAGSIGFQAGAQSKAMVLLFMTDDSLNKFRNSSGWTVGADATVAVVNIGANGRIDTNTAQQPIVGFVMNNGGLMAGVSLAGTKISKIDW from the coding sequence ATGTTTGATACTTTTCCTATCTTGCGTCGTGTAGGAGTGGCGGCGGCGATTGGTGTGGCCGGTGTACTGTTTGCAGGCTGCACCACGACCTCACCCAAGAATTCGGCCAGTGCGACTGAAAAGCGCCAGTCGATGAACAGCGCCGCAAATGCAACCCTGACCAAGCTGTATGCGGCCTCGCCGCAATCCAAGGAGTTGGTTGCGCGTGCCAAGGGCGTGCTGGTGTTTCCTGACGTCTTGAGCGGCAGCTTCATTGTTGGCGCCGAGCATGGCAATGGCGTGCTGCGTGTGGATGGCGCCAATACCGCTTACTACAGCACGACCGCGGGTTCGATCGGTTTCCAGGCCGGGGCTCAGTCCAAGGCGATGGTGTTGTTGTTCATGACGGATGACTCCTTGAACAAGTTCCGCAATAGCAGCGGTTGGACCGTAGGCGCGGATGCCACGGTTGCCGTTGTGAATATCGGCGCGAATGGCCGTATTGATACGAATACGGCGCAGCAGCCCATTGTGGGTTTTGTGATGAACAATGGCGGCCTGATGGCTGGCGTGTCACTGGCCGGCACGAAGATCTCGAAGATCGACTGGTAA
- a CDS encoding succinylglutamate desuccinylase/aspartoacylase domain-containing protein translates to MQNTAFEPDTAPLEVLPRDLSPYALGNTGIPYVHRFDSGVPGPHVLINAITHGNEICGMVAATHLLDTGVRPKIGTLTVSFAHVEAYEAFDIEKPYENRQLVHNLNRIWSAAMLDGSENSPELRRAREMRPVLDAADFVLDIHSTRAPVQPFWVYNEMDRNTALAAAVGVPVVHLVMPQDKFPGTGVMGYGRHGDPASDSGGALVVECGQHFAQSAATLATDVTLRFLAHLGLIDTPAGTEPPPVPQRYRLLEVHMVKSEDFHFTRPVIGFETFDKGELIAMNGTEEIRSPCNHCTIFMPTRMPIVGREAVYLTVAI, encoded by the coding sequence ATGCAAAATACCGCTTTTGAACCTGACACCGCACCGTTGGAAGTTCTGCCCCGCGATCTGTCGCCGTACGCACTAGGCAACACCGGCATTCCGTATGTTCACCGCTTCGACTCGGGCGTGCCCGGCCCGCACGTGCTGATCAATGCCATCACGCATGGCAACGAAATCTGTGGGATGGTGGCCGCCACCCATCTGCTGGACACGGGCGTACGTCCCAAGATCGGCACCTTGACGGTCAGCTTTGCCCACGTCGAAGCCTACGAGGCCTTCGACATCGAAAAGCCGTATGAAAACCGCCAGTTGGTTCACAATCTGAACCGAATCTGGTCGGCCGCCATGCTGGACGGCTCCGAAAACAGCCCAGAACTGCGCCGCGCCCGTGAAATGCGCCCGGTGCTGGATGCCGCCGATTTCGTCCTGGACATACACTCGACCCGCGCGCCCGTACAGCCGTTCTGGGTCTACAACGAGATGGACCGCAACACCGCGCTGGCGGCAGCCGTCGGCGTGCCGGTGGTGCATCTGGTCATGCCGCAGGACAAATTCCCGGGCACAGGCGTCATGGGTTACGGCCGTCACGGCGACCCGGCGTCCGATAGCGGCGGTGCGCTGGTGGTGGAATGCGGCCAGCACTTCGCTCAATCTGCCGCCACCCTGGCAACAGACGTCACCTTGCGATTCCTGGCGCATCTGGGGCTGATCGACACGCCGGCAGGCACCGAGCCGCCACCCGTGCCCCAGCGCTATCGCCTGCTGGAAGTCCACATGGTCAAGTCCGAGGATTTCCACTTTACCCGCCCAGTCATTGGCTTCGAGACCTTTGACAAAGGCGAACTGATCGCGATGAACGGCACAGAAGAAATCCGTTCACCATGCAACCATTGCACGATTTTCATGCCCACGCGCATGCCGATCGTAGGTCGTGAAGCCGTGTACCTGACGGTAGCCATCTGA
- a CDS encoding TRAP transporter substrate-binding protein, translated as MRFKIMGWQLAPTALLALCALSVQAQTVRLTMSHFLGPQSFFQVDLLEPWARELERKTGGRVQVDVLNASSPLGNVRKQASQVKDGVVDIALGLRGAEGDRFSRSSIVELPFVVTDAGSGSKALWKLFQDGVIADEYRDFKVLALFVHNPGLIHTKATLVTELADLKGLRLRVPNATVAAALKHVGAVPKLLQPDEIIPALRTNQLDGIVTNWGTPIAGFNDEMTRHTAVPFYASAFFIVMNKARYESLPSDIRRAVDELSGDALVAQFGPLWNKWDQPFQQGAQAPGRVVLRPDTALLQRWRSGLQPVSDAHLAKLESLGFKSARQVYEQLLTPSGGG; from the coding sequence ATGCGGTTCAAGATCATGGGGTGGCAGTTGGCCCCCACGGCGCTGTTGGCGCTTTGTGCACTATCCGTTCAAGCGCAAACCGTCCGGCTGACGATGTCGCACTTCTTGGGGCCGCAGAGCTTCTTTCAGGTTGATCTGCTCGAACCCTGGGCGCGTGAACTGGAACGCAAGACGGGCGGGCGTGTGCAAGTTGATGTGTTGAACGCCAGTTCACCGTTGGGCAATGTGCGCAAGCAGGCCAGCCAGGTCAAAGACGGTGTGGTCGATATTGCATTGGGGCTGCGCGGCGCCGAGGGCGATCGTTTTTCGCGCAGTTCTATCGTCGAATTGCCCTTCGTGGTGACTGATGCCGGCAGCGGCTCAAAGGCTTTGTGGAAATTGTTCCAGGATGGCGTCATTGCCGACGAATACCGGGATTTCAAGGTGTTGGCGCTGTTCGTGCACAACCCCGGGCTAATCCATACCAAGGCCACCTTGGTGACTGAACTTGCCGACTTGAAGGGCCTGCGCTTGCGAGTACCGAACGCGACGGTAGCGGCCGCGCTTAAGCACGTGGGTGCGGTGCCCAAGCTGCTGCAACCTGATGAGATTATTCCCGCATTGCGGACTAATCAGTTAGACGGCATTGTGACCAACTGGGGTACGCCCATCGCGGGCTTTAACGACGAAATGACCCGTCATACCGCAGTGCCGTTCTATGCTTCGGCCTTCTTCATCGTCATGAACAAAGCGCGCTACGAAAGTTTGCCGTCCGATATTCGGCGCGCTGTTGATGAGCTGTCTGGCGATGCGCTGGTCGCACAGTTCGGCCCGCTGTGGAATAAGTGGGACCAACCATTTCAACAGGGCGCCCAGGCGCCGGGCAGAGTCGTTCTGCGGCCGGATACGGCACTATTGCAACGCTGGCGTAGCGGTTTGCAGCCGGTGTCGGATGCTCATTTGGCCAAGCTGGAGTCGTTGGGCTTTAAGAGTGCCCGGCAGGTGTACGAACAATTGCTGACTCCGTCAGGCGGGGGGTGA
- a CDS encoding GNAT family acetyltransferase: protein MTPNALAIRPYHPSDEAAIIQLWRDCGLTRPWNDPSKDIARKLTVQSDLFLVGEAGGVIAGTLMGGYDGHRGWINYLAVSPAHQRLGYATALMCAAERKLLEMGCPKINLLIRSGNAAVQAFYARLGFQPDEVISLGKRLIPDM from the coding sequence ATGACCCCCAACGCACTTGCCATACGGCCTTATCATCCGTCCGACGAAGCCGCCATCATTCAGTTGTGGCGCGATTGCGGCCTGACCCGGCCATGGAACGACCCGAGCAAGGACATCGCGCGCAAACTGACGGTGCAATCGGACTTGTTTCTGGTCGGTGAGGCTGGCGGCGTGATAGCCGGCACGCTGATGGGCGGTTATGACGGCCATCGCGGCTGGATCAATTATCTGGCGGTATCGCCCGCGCACCAGCGGCTTGGCTACGCCACCGCATTGATGTGCGCCGCCGAGCGCAAGCTGCTGGAAATGGGCTGCCCCAAAATCAATCTGCTGATTCGCTCGGGCAATGCGGCCGTGCAGGCGTTCTACGCTCGTCTGGGATTTCAGCCCGACGAGGTGATCAGCTTGGGCAAGCGTTTGATTCCGGATATGTAA
- a CDS encoding PhzF family phenazine biosynthesis protein produces the protein MRYRYVTADVFTGHAYSGNPLAVVLDAQGLEPWQMQRIAREFNYSETSFVLPAQDAAHTAWVRIFTPDREVPFAGHPNVGTAIVLAREMMMAGRPAPQAFVFEEAAGLVHIALGSGEQGVDGAELQAPEPLSRASTAPIAAVARALKLKPSDIDVSEHAPQVISVGLKFLVAQLVSRDALRRAAPDSDGYAAFLPLDGAKSIYVYTTDTESDSGESAPDIQARMFTGRMTEDPATGSATAAVTALRAALRGDGMLRLRVAQGEDMGRGSLLLAHAEPRADGVWAGVAGQAVVVMEGTLPAPLPSVEA, from the coding sequence ATGCGCTACCGATATGTCACCGCTGATGTTTTTACCGGCCATGCCTACAGCGGAAACCCGCTGGCGGTCGTGCTCGACGCGCAGGGTCTTGAACCCTGGCAGATGCAGCGCATCGCCCGGGAATTCAATTATTCAGAAACCAGTTTCGTGCTGCCTGCACAGGACGCGGCCCATACCGCCTGGGTTCGCATCTTCACGCCTGATCGTGAAGTGCCTTTTGCCGGACACCCAAACGTAGGCACGGCCATTGTGCTGGCGCGCGAAATGATGATGGCGGGCCGGCCAGCACCCCAGGCCTTTGTTTTTGAAGAGGCAGCGGGATTAGTCCACATCGCATTGGGCTCGGGCGAGCAGGGCGTGGATGGGGCAGAGCTGCAAGCGCCCGAACCGTTGTCGCGCGCAAGTACGGCGCCGATTGCCGCAGTCGCGCGGGCGCTGAAGTTGAAGCCGTCTGATATTGATGTGTCAGAGCACGCTCCCCAGGTGATCTCCGTAGGGCTCAAGTTCCTGGTGGCGCAATTGGTAAGCCGTGATGCGTTGCGCCGTGCAGCACCGGATTCCGACGGGTATGCGGCCTTTTTGCCGCTGGATGGCGCGAAGTCGATCTATGTCTACACCACCGACACAGAGTCGGACTCCGGAGAGTCGGCACCGGATATTCAGGCGCGGATGTTCACGGGCCGCATGACCGAAGACCCGGCCACAGGAAGTGCGACGGCCGCCGTCACGGCATTGCGTGCCGCCTTGCGAGGGGACGGCATGTTGCGTTTGCGCGTGGCGCAGGGTGAAGACATGGGCCGCGGCAGTTTGCTGTTGGCGCATGCCGAGCCGCGCGCTGACGGAGTGTGGGCAGGGGTTGCCGGTCAGGCGGTGGTGGTGATGGAAGGCACCTTGCCTGCGCCGTTGCCGTCCGTTGAGGCTTGA
- a CDS encoding acetoacetate decarboxylase, which produces MDISTIRQQAFAMPFTNPAFPRGPYRFVNREFFIISYRTDPARLREVVPEPLQITSPIVNFEFIRMPDSTGFGDYTESGQVIPVTLDGVAGNYTHAMYLNDHPPIAGGRELWGFPKKLANPSLQVHTDTLVGELDYGPVRIATATMGYKHHALDSEEIRKGMATAPNFLLKIIPHVDGSVRICELVRFYLQDVTVHGAWSGPSSLALFPHALAPVADLPVLEVIGARHIVANLTLALGEVVFDYLE; this is translated from the coding sequence ATGGATATCAGCACCATTCGTCAGCAGGCGTTTGCCATGCCGTTCACGAATCCCGCCTTTCCGCGAGGGCCGTACCGGTTCGTCAATCGGGAATTCTTCATCATCAGTTACCGGACCGACCCCGCCCGGTTGCGAGAGGTCGTGCCCGAACCGCTGCAAATCACCTCGCCCATCGTCAATTTCGAATTCATACGGATGCCGGATTCGACGGGGTTTGGCGACTACACCGAAAGCGGGCAGGTCATTCCGGTCACGTTGGATGGCGTGGCGGGCAATTACACGCACGCGATGTATTTGAATGATCACCCGCCGATTGCGGGCGGGCGTGAACTGTGGGGTTTTCCTAAAAAATTGGCCAACCCCAGTTTGCAGGTGCATACCGATACGCTGGTTGGTGAATTGGACTACGGTCCGGTGCGGATCGCGACCGCTACCATGGGCTATAAGCACCATGCCTTGGACTCGGAAGAAATACGCAAGGGCATGGCGACGGCGCCAAATTTTCTGTTGAAGATCATCCCGCATGTGGACGGCAGCGTCCGCATTTGCGAGCTGGTGCGGTTTTATCTGCAAGATGTCACCGTCCACGGCGCTTGGAGCGGTCCATCCAGCCTGGCGCTGTTTCCCCATGCGTTGGCCCCTGTTGCGGACTTGCCGGTCCTTGAAGTGATTGGGGCGCGCCACATCGTGGCAAACCTGACGCTGGCGTTGGGAGAAGTGGTGTTCGACTATCTGGAATAG
- the mntP gene encoding manganese efflux pump MntP, whose amino-acid sequence MNPLSTLILAFAMSTDAFAAAVGKGASLHKPRWSEALRTGLIFGVIEAITPLIGWGLGSVAAQYVAEWDHWIAFCMLCVLGGMMIRNGLSTDQEEAPPVVRHSFWLLAATGFATSIDAMAVGVSLAFIDNNILITAAAIGLATMLMVTIGVMVGRLIGSIAGKRAEVLGGIALIGIGATILYEHLSA is encoded by the coding sequence GTGAATCCCCTCTCGACCCTCATTCTGGCCTTTGCCATGTCGACCGATGCGTTCGCCGCCGCGGTGGGCAAAGGCGCTTCCCTGCATAAGCCCCGTTGGTCCGAAGCCCTGCGCACAGGGCTCATTTTTGGCGTCATCGAAGCGATCACTCCCCTGATCGGCTGGGGACTGGGCTCCGTCGCGGCTCAGTACGTTGCGGAATGGGACCACTGGATTGCGTTCTGTATGCTCTGTGTCCTGGGCGGCATGATGATCCGTAACGGACTGTCTACCGACCAGGAAGAAGCCCCGCCGGTGGTCCGCCATTCCTTTTGGCTGCTGGCGGCTACGGGCTTTGCTACCAGCATTGACGCGATGGCGGTTGGCGTCAGCCTGGCTTTCATCGACAACAATATCCTGATTACAGCGGCAGCAATTGGTCTGGCGACCATGCTGATGGTCACGATTGGCGTGATGGTCGGCCGGTTGATTGGAAGCATTGCGGGCAAGCGCGCGGAAGTGCTGGGCGGGATTGCGCTGATCGGCATCGGCGCGACGATTCTGTACGAACATCTGTCTGCCTGA
- a CDS encoding alpha/beta fold hydrolase, with product MFADHQIASGCVTLAAEVAGDGDPVVFLHAAICDRRMWRPQLESLGAVCKAIAYDRRGFGKTQAAPEDHSAVADLMAVINALSDGKRAILVGCSQGARVALDAALMHPARVRGLVLIAPTVAGAPEAVYTPAIKPMMTVLKDAESARDLDRVNSLKARLFLDGPLAPEGRVAGAARMQFLDMHGGVLRSPPAGKSVDDIPAFSRLGEIAMPSLVLWGEFDFPHIQDRARQTAALMGGIGQQVADTAHLPSIDRPAAITGLLQAFVERCTDSTQ from the coding sequence ATGTTTGCTGATCATCAGATTGCGTCCGGCTGCGTCACATTGGCCGCCGAAGTTGCAGGCGATGGCGACCCCGTTGTGTTCTTGCATGCGGCGATTTGTGATCGCCGGATGTGGCGGCCGCAGCTGGAGAGTTTGGGGGCGGTGTGTAAGGCCATTGCTTACGACCGGCGCGGGTTTGGCAAGACGCAGGCTGCGCCTGAAGACCATTCGGCGGTGGCAGATCTGATGGCGGTCATAAACGCTTTATCGGACGGCAAGCGCGCAATACTTGTCGGGTGTTCCCAAGGGGCGCGAGTCGCGCTGGATGCGGCTCTCATGCATCCGGCACGGGTTCGCGGGCTGGTACTGATCGCCCCGACAGTGGCGGGTGCGCCTGAAGCCGTTTATACGCCCGCCATCAAGCCCATGATGACCGTGTTGAAGGACGCCGAATCTGCCAGGGATCTGGATCGGGTGAATAGTCTGAAAGCTCGTCTTTTTCTGGACGGTCCTTTGGCACCCGAGGGGCGCGTCGCGGGGGCAGCTCGGATGCAGTTTTTGGATATGCATGGCGGGGTGCTGCGGTCGCCGCCAGCGGGCAAGAGCGTAGATGACATACCCGCTTTCAGCCGATTGGGCGAGATTGCCATGCCGTCGCTAGTGCTGTGGGGGGAGTTTGATTTCCCCCACATCCAAGACCGGGCCCGGCAGACCGCGGCGTTGATGGGCGGGATCGGTCAGCAAGTGGCAGATACCGCCCATTTGCCCAGCATCGATCGTCCGGCAGCGATCACGGGCCTGCTTCAAGCGTTTGTTGAGCGCTGCACTGACAGCACCCAATAG